In a single window of the Nicotiana tomentosiformis chromosome 8, ASM39032v3, whole genome shotgun sequence genome:
- the LOC138897676 gene encoding uncharacterized protein has product MEESRGEDATPATLKEFAYAFLEHFQPLDVLEANALEFERLKQNDMSENEYYLKFVSLSKYAPEMNNDMTITKMVAFVQGNEDILKEEERLHRERDRELSKRAESTGNFSHWGSQRGSNRQFFKKPKSGPAPSSTSATFQRSKFNKKKNCRAEDSQSQASGHFLRDCPSAKKNNGVNIAQFTNSTAPRNSQALQGHGTGSPVIRAVVGTACMHWQAVKIQKLVDVIKCMLTIVLTFDVYVLMGPGSTLSYVTPYIAKKFWIEPERLCEPFEVYTPIGESIIARRIYNGCPVKVHHLLTVADLVELEMVDFDVIMDIDWGISISWFEFTDADAQIQTLQLVPIVNEFPEVFPEDVPRVPPDREIDFGIDLLPKTKPISIPPYRMAPAELK; this is encoded by the exons ATGGAAGAGTCCCGAGGGGAGGATGCGACTCCTGCGACTTTGAAGGAGTTTGCATATGCGTTTCTTGAGCATTTTCAACCCCTTGATGTCTTGGAAGCTAATGCTTTAGAGTTTGAGAGACTCAAACAGAATGATATGAGTGAGAATGAGTACTACCTCAAGTTCGTCTCTCTATCCAAGTATGCTCCGGAAATG AACAATGACATGACCATTACTAAAATGGTAGCCTTTGTTCAAGGGAACGAAGATATATTGAAGGAAGAAGAGCGGCTACATAGAGAGAGGGATAGGGAACTGAGCAAGAGAGCTGAGTCTACAGGAAATTTCAGCCATTGGGGATCTCAAAGAGGTAGTAATCGTCAGTTCTTCAAGAAACCAAAATCAGGACCTGCTCCATCTTCAACTAGTGCAACATTTCAGAGGTCCAAgtttaataagaaaaaaaattgcAGAGCAGAAGACTCACAGTCACAGGCTAGT GGCCACTTTTTGAGGGATTGTCCATCAGCAAAGAAAAATAATGGAGTTAATATAGCTCAGTTCACTAATTCAACAGCCCCTCGGAACTCTCAGGCCCTTCAAGGGCATGGTACAGGAAGTCCGGTAATACGGGCAGTGGTCGGAACTGCTTGTATGCACTGGCAGGCCGTCAAGATACAGAAGCTCGTAGATGTCATCAAATGTATGCTAACAATAGTCCTCACATTTGATGTTTACGTTCTTATGGGTCCGGGATCCACCCTATCTTATGTAACCCCATATATTGCTAAGAAATTTTGGATAGAACCAGAAAGGTTGTGTGAACCCTTTGAAGTGTACACTCCAATTGGAGAATCAATTATAGCTAGACGTATCTATAATGGGTGTCCAGTCAAAGTGCATCATCTCCTTACTGTAGCAGACTTAGTAGAATTAGAGATGGTAGACTTCGATGTAATCATGGACATCGATTG GGGTATATCTATCTCCTGGTTCGAGTTTACGGATGCAGATGCTCAAATTCAAACTCTCCAGTTAGTACCAATTGTAAATGAGTTCCCAGAAGTGTTTCCTGAAGATGTTCCTAGAGTCCCTCCCGATAGAGAGATTGACTTTGGAATTGATCTACTCCCCAAAACtaagcccatatctattccaccttatagaatggctcCAGCAGAGTTGAAATAG
- the LOC138897675 gene encoding uncharacterized protein, which produces MKSFTVKTDERLDAHGSAIKVLGTAYAKFLKEILTKKRKIEENSVVKLTNHFSTILQNKIPQKKLENELGEIRSEPISLQLADQTTLIPEGIVKAILVQVDKFIFPIDYIVVKMEDKKEVPLILRRPFLAIGRAILDIHDRKLMLREGEEMVTFQMNVEMGVRKGKPAASVEWGVKSSKVKVPVIEKDKCVLYPKKAEKNLSVWMCALVRARRMEPDLDSDPD; this is translated from the exons atgaagtccttcactgtcaagacagatgagaggttagatgctcatggttcagCTATCAAAGTACTTGGCACTG cttatgccaaattcttgaaggagatccttacaaagaagaggaagatagaagagaactcagtggtcaagctcacaaacCATTTCAGcacaatcttgcaaaacaaaatcccacaaaa GAAGTTGGAGaatgagcttggagagataaggtctgaacctatatctttgcagctggcagatcaaacaactttaatacccgaggggatagtgaaaGCTATCTTAGTTCAAGTAGATAAGTTTATATTTCCTATAGATTACATTGTGGTGAAGATGGAGGATAAGAAAGAGGTCCCGCTTATCTTaagaagaccattcttagcgataggcagagcaatattagacatacatgatagaaagctcatgcttagagAGGGTGAAGAGATGGTGACTTTCCAGATGAATGTAGAGATGGGGGTGAGAAAGGggaagccagctgcaagtgtaGAGTGGGGAGTGAAAAGCTCGAAAGTGAAGGTACCAGTGATTGAGAAAGACAAGTGTGTGTtgtaccccaaaaaggctgagaagaatCTATCCGtgtggatgtgtgcactagttcgggcacgaagaatggagcccgaccttgactcagaccccgactag